From Marivirga harenae, one genomic window encodes:
- a CDS encoding alpha-amylase family glycosyl hydrolase, whose translation MKEKKSQAEADFPNGVAYEIFIQSWADGNGDGIGDFKGATQKLDYLQDLGISAVWLMPIMPSPSYHKYDVTDYKAIHPDYGTMEDFKIFLSEAHKRNIKVVIDMIINHTASDHPWFQEAKKGSDNPYRDYYVWADRDSIADQIAKKEVTQDSDNITQWHAVNNQKNEKHYYGFFWGGMPDLNFDNPKVRQEIYDIGRFWLDDIGVDGFRLDAAKHIFPDDRLKDSYKFWQEYRDEMRKIKPDVYLVGEVWSSSEIVKEFAKGLPALFNFDLAGSIQQSVIQGKNVAATIEGPKWVNLENEDLISRLIKQREVFKSATDDYQDAIFLSNHDQNRVMSNFKGDITKAKTAASILLTLPGTPYIYYGEEIGMLGKKPDPNIREPFLWIDANSDTLRTSWMDPEFTSDETVGPVSQQEENANSLLNHYKKWIHLRNHNELLTKGSIEEFENQNRNLLAFTRAIDDEKLHVIHNLSSKSQTLKVSPKTFVYGQENLDNGKLKASQSIIFK comes from the coding sequence ATGAAAGAAAAAAAATCCCAAGCAGAAGCAGATTTTCCTAATGGAGTGGCTTATGAGATCTTCATCCAATCTTGGGCAGATGGTAACGGTGATGGAATCGGGGACTTTAAAGGCGCTACTCAGAAGCTTGATTACTTACAGGACTTAGGGATTTCAGCAGTTTGGTTGATGCCTATTATGCCTTCGCCCAGTTACCATAAGTATGATGTAACAGATTATAAAGCCATTCATCCTGATTATGGTACCATGGAGGACTTTAAAATTTTCCTTTCAGAGGCGCATAAAAGAAATATCAAAGTGGTGATAGATATGATTATTAATCATACCGCATCTGATCATCCATGGTTTCAGGAAGCTAAAAAAGGTAGTGATAACCCCTATAGAGATTATTATGTTTGGGCAGATCGAGATAGTATAGCAGATCAAATTGCTAAAAAAGAAGTAACCCAAGATTCTGATAATATCACCCAATGGCATGCTGTGAATAATCAAAAAAATGAAAAGCATTATTATGGTTTCTTCTGGGGCGGCATGCCAGATTTAAATTTTGATAATCCTAAAGTAAGGCAAGAAATATATGATATAGGAAGATTCTGGCTGGACGATATAGGAGTGGATGGATTTCGATTGGATGCGGCCAAGCATATTTTTCCAGATGATCGATTAAAAGATTCCTACAAATTTTGGCAAGAATACAGAGACGAGATGCGTAAGATTAAGCCGGATGTCTATTTGGTAGGAGAAGTTTGGTCTTCATCTGAAATCGTAAAAGAATTTGCTAAAGGTCTGCCAGCGCTATTTAATTTTGATTTAGCTGGCAGCATACAGCAGTCAGTTATCCAAGGTAAAAATGTTGCAGCAACTATTGAAGGACCTAAATGGGTGAATCTAGAAAATGAGGATTTGATTAGTCGTTTGATTAAACAAAGGGAAGTTTTTAAATCTGCTACGGATGATTATCAAGATGCTATTTTTCTAAGTAACCATGACCAAAACCGAGTGATGAGTAATTTTAAAGGAGATATTACTAAAGCTAAAACGGCAGCTTCCATTTTATTAACATTGCCAGGTACTCCGTATATTTATTACGGGGAAGAAATCGGGATGTTGGGCAAAAAACCCGATCCTAATATCAGAGAACCATTTTTATGGATAGATGCCAATAGTGATACTTTGAGAACGAGTTGGATGGATCCTGAATTTACCTCAGATGAAACAGTGGGTCCAGTAAGCCAACAAGAGGAAAATGCTAATTCCTTATTAAATCATTATAAAAAGTGGATTCATTTACGAAATCACAATGAATTACTGACAAAAGGCAGTATCGAAGAATTTGAAAATCAGAATAGAAATCTTTTGGCATTCACTAGAGCTATTGATGATGAGAAACTGCATGTTATCCATAATTTATCATCGAAATCACAAACTTTGAAAGTTAGTCCGAAGACGTTTGTTTACGGGCAAGAAAATTTGGACAATGGGAAGCTTAAAGCTAGTCAATCAATTATTTTCAAATGA
- a CDS encoding acyl-CoA thioesterase, which translates to MKKFQLKIEPRTTDFDALGHVNNVVYLQWVQDVAEAHWKHISGQNDDEVNLWVALRHEIDYKKEIRPDEPIIAETWVASMEGVRSERMTRIFNPETAQTKAEARTFWCLLDAKSKRPKRIPEEMKEKYKAR; encoded by the coding sequence ATGAAGAAATTCCAGCTAAAAATAGAACCCAGAACCACTGATTTTGATGCCTTGGGACATGTAAATAATGTGGTTTATCTCCAATGGGTGCAGGATGTTGCCGAAGCGCATTGGAAACATATTTCCGGTCAAAATGATGATGAAGTCAATCTTTGGGTAGCATTGAGGCATGAAATTGATTACAAAAAGGAAATTAGACCCGATGAGCCAATTATTGCTGAAACGTGGGTGGCTTCCATGGAAGGGGTGAGATCAGAAAGAATGACGCGAATTTTTAATCCTGAAACAGCCCAGACCAAAGCAGAAGCTAGAACTTTTTGGTGTTTATTGGATGCAAAAAGCAAAAGGCCAAAGAGGATTCCTGAGGAAATGAAAGAAAAGTATAAAGCCCGATAA
- the yaaA gene encoding peroxide stress protein YaaA — MIAILSPAKSLDFEKQFDLRSTKTRFNEETHQLIEVLKTKSEEEVQDLMSISDSLAKLNVERYDNFKKRTPKHAKQAALAFQGDVYQGLVAEDFTQEEHDFAQQHIRILSGLYGLLRPLDLIQPYRLEMGTKLETDKGNNLYEFWGDKITDQLRKDIKSQGDKILVNLASNEYFKSVNIKELKKDYQIIDVEFKDFNNGKYKIVSFFAKKARGLMARYIVKNQIGKVEDLKAFDLDGYAFDEKDSTDSKLAFKRG; from the coding sequence ATGATTGCAATACTCTCACCAGCAAAAAGTCTGGATTTTGAAAAACAATTTGATTTAAGAAGTACAAAAACACGCTTTAATGAGGAAACTCATCAATTAATAGAAGTGCTCAAAACGAAATCAGAAGAGGAAGTTCAGGACTTGATGAGTATTAGTGATAGTTTGGCAAAATTAAATGTGGAGCGATATGATAATTTTAAAAAGCGAACTCCAAAACATGCCAAACAAGCTGCGCTAGCCTTTCAAGGAGATGTTTATCAAGGTTTGGTAGCTGAGGATTTTACTCAGGAAGAACACGATTTTGCCCAACAACATATCAGAATTTTATCTGGTTTGTATGGTTTACTTCGACCTTTAGATTTAATCCAGCCGTACAGATTGGAAATGGGTACTAAATTGGAAACGGATAAAGGCAATAACCTTTATGAATTTTGGGGAGATAAAATCACCGACCAACTCAGAAAGGATATCAAATCACAGGGCGATAAAATATTAGTCAATCTGGCTTCGAATGAATATTTTAAGTCTGTCAATATAAAAGAATTGAAAAAGGATTACCAAATCATTGACGTGGAGTTTAAGGATTTTAATAATGGGAAATATAAAATTGTTTCCTTTTTCGCAAAGAAAGCCAGAGGATTGATGGCCAGATATATTGTTAAAAACCAGATTGGCAAAGTAGAGGATCTAAAAGCCTTTGATTTGGATGGTTACGCCTTTGATGAAAAAGATTCAACAGATAGCAAATTAGCTTTTAAAAGGGGATAA
- a CDS encoding amidohydrolase: MQKLITLLLAIIIFPAFSYSQDLHKIALQKADIIEGKVIEWRRYFHENPELSNREYETAKKIAAHLKDLGLDVETGIAHTGVVAILKGGKPGPVVGLRADIDALPVTERNDLSFKSEVVTEYNGQETGVMHACGHDTHIAIMMGVAEVFSEIKEDIPGTIKFIFQPAEEGVPAGERGGAKMMVEEGVLKNPDVEAIFGLHINAGTTVGHIKYKTEGIMAASDRFTINIKGKQAHGSTPWASVDPIAVSAQIINSLQYIVSRNSELTKEAAVVTVGIMKGGNRFNIIPESAMLEGTIRTLDEGMREMIHEKIKLTATNIAEIARATADVEIVENAPLTYNDIDLTNQMVSSLQKTVGEEKLHVMKAITGAEDFSYFQNEIPGLYFFIGGKPETELEGQALGGHHTPDFYIDESGMLTGVKAFINLTLDYMEAD, encoded by the coding sequence ATGCAAAAGCTCATTACTTTACTATTGGCCATAATAATATTTCCTGCCTTTAGCTACTCACAAGATTTACACAAAATTGCTTTACAAAAAGCTGATATTATTGAAGGCAAGGTAATAGAATGGAGGAGGTATTTTCATGAAAATCCAGAATTATCCAATAGAGAGTATGAAACTGCTAAAAAAATAGCAGCGCATTTGAAAGATTTAGGTTTAGATGTTGAAACCGGGATTGCTCACACTGGTGTTGTAGCTATTTTAAAAGGAGGGAAGCCAGGGCCAGTAGTCGGATTAAGAGCTGATATAGATGCTTTACCAGTTACTGAACGAAATGACTTGTCTTTTAAATCTGAAGTCGTTACTGAATATAACGGTCAGGAAACAGGAGTAATGCATGCCTGTGGTCATGATACACATATCGCTATTATGATGGGCGTTGCAGAAGTATTCAGTGAGATAAAAGAAGATATTCCTGGCACCATAAAGTTTATATTTCAGCCCGCGGAAGAAGGTGTTCCTGCCGGAGAAAGGGGAGGAGCCAAAATGATGGTGGAAGAAGGTGTGCTGAAAAACCCTGATGTAGAAGCTATTTTTGGTTTGCACATTAATGCCGGAACTACAGTCGGACATATTAAATACAAAACAGAAGGCATAATGGCTGCTTCTGATCGATTTACAATCAACATCAAAGGTAAGCAAGCTCACGGTTCTACTCCTTGGGCTAGTGTAGATCCAATTGCTGTTTCAGCTCAAATCATCAACAGTTTGCAATATATTGTTTCTAGAAACTCAGAGTTGACTAAAGAAGCAGCTGTGGTGACAGTAGGAATCATGAAAGGAGGTAACCGATTTAATATTATTCCAGAATCAGCCATGTTGGAAGGAACAATCAGGACTTTAGATGAAGGTATGAGAGAAATGATTCATGAAAAAATTAAATTAACCGCTACTAATATTGCTGAAATAGCCAGGGCAACTGCGGATGTAGAAATAGTTGAAAATGCGCCATTAACCTATAACGACATTGATTTAACCAATCAGATGGTGTCATCTCTCCAAAAAACAGTAGGAGAAGAAAAACTGCATGTAATGAAGGCCATTACTGGAGCAGAAGATTTCTCATACTTCCAAAATGAAATTCCAGGGCTATATTTCTTTATCGGTGGGAAACCGGAAACAGAGTTAGAAGGACAAGCTTTAGGAGGTCACCACACCCCGGATTTCTATATTGATGAAAGCGGAATGCTCACAGGAGTGAAAGCATTTATCAATTTGACTTTGGATTATATGGAGGCGGATTGA
- a CDS encoding alanine racemase, which translates to MNITKPTLLLNKNIVCKNIERMAAKAKEFNCELRPHFKTHQSQQIGEWFREYEINKCAVSSLEMAKYFFNAGWTDITVAFPLNILEHTTVNDLAGKIKLNLCVESLATVQALNDFLVHPIGVFLKIDAGYHRTGLGAENYEEIEDILIALESNNLITIKGFLQHAGHTYQAKGRKEVGKIHDYTSEKMMKLKEHFSQEFPDLIISNGDTPTCSVCENFDRIDEMRPGNFVFYDVMQAEIGSCRYDDIAVAMACPVVAKHPDRNEVIVYGGAIHFSKDRIEKDGNTIYGLIAESGEHSWSNPKNGWFVKKLSQEHGTIHVPDEAFDSIKIGDLLYVLPIHSCLTANLMGKYHTHDGEEIKMFQYRS; encoded by the coding sequence ATGAATATCACCAAGCCAACATTATTACTAAATAAAAATATTGTTTGTAAAAATATTGAAAGAATGGCTGCAAAAGCCAAAGAATTCAATTGTGAACTTCGGCCTCATTTCAAGACTCATCAATCGCAACAAATTGGAGAATGGTTTAGGGAGTATGAAATCAACAAATGTGCTGTCTCCTCTTTAGAAATGGCAAAGTATTTTTTCAATGCAGGATGGACAGATATTACTGTGGCTTTTCCCTTAAATATATTGGAACATACCACAGTTAACGATCTAGCAGGAAAGATAAAATTGAATTTATGCGTTGAATCTCTTGCAACTGTTCAAGCACTGAATGACTTTTTGGTGCATCCTATTGGTGTTTTTTTAAAAATAGATGCAGGTTACCATAGAACAGGCCTTGGTGCTGAAAATTATGAGGAAATTGAAGACATCCTTATAGCTTTGGAAAGTAATAATCTCATTACCATAAAAGGTTTTTTACAGCATGCCGGACATACTTATCAGGCTAAAGGCAGAAAAGAGGTTGGTAAAATCCATGATTATACTTCAGAAAAAATGATGAAGTTGAAAGAGCATTTTAGTCAAGAATTCCCGGATTTGATCATTTCAAATGGAGACACTCCTACTTGTAGTGTATGCGAAAACTTCGATCGTATAGACGAAATGCGCCCTGGTAATTTTGTATTCTATGATGTGATGCAAGCAGAAATTGGTTCTTGCAGATATGATGATATAGCCGTAGCTATGGCCTGTCCGGTAGTGGCCAAACATCCCGATAGAAATGAAGTGATTGTTTATGGGGGTGCCATTCATTTCTCCAAAGATCGAATAGAGAAAGATGGCAATACTATTTATGGTCTGATTGCAGAATCAGGAGAGCATAGCTGGAGCAATCCTAAGAATGGCTGGTTTGTCAAAAAGCTTTCCCAAGAGCACGGCACAATTCATGTACCTGATGAAGCTTTTGATTCTATTAAGATAGGAGATCTGCTGTACGTTCTTCCCATTCATTCTTGCCTCACTGCAAATTTAATGGGAAAATATCATACGCACGATGGCGAGGAGATTAAGATGTTTCAGTACAGAAGCTAG